A part of Nocardioides sp. WS12 genomic DNA contains:
- a CDS encoding ABC transporter permease: MSAPVKVPVPIDDDIPVAGLRGALKAPIVLGVVTMLVSLLVAFKSREGDTTFRLATDTDLFELPEITVPSTPSVTTIVILLALCTVASAFLVSRGRRTPIWLVALFSVLAMTGFLCWAAAGAAVPVIGLLGGSIALAVPLVFGALGGVLGERAGVVNIAIDGQLLFGAFAAAMFGTIVGSPWGGLVAAMCAGALVALVLSFFAITYFVDQVIVGVVLNVLVIGLTSFLFGQILAENTEGLNSPPHFERIPIPLLGEIPIIGPVLFRQTILVYLMYFAVFAVAWALYRTRWGLRVRAVGEHPKAADTVGIKVNRTRYTTMIIAGLIAGAGGATYTLVSVPQFGEEMTDGAGYIALAAVIFGRWDPVRATLAALLFGFATNLSGVLSVIGSPVPSQFMLMLPYVVTIIAVAGLVGHSRAPAADGIPYRKG, translated from the coding sequence ATGAGCGCCCCGGTCAAGGTTCCTGTGCCGATCGACGACGACATCCCCGTCGCCGGACTGCGGGGCGCACTCAAGGCCCCGATCGTCCTCGGCGTCGTCACGATGCTGGTCTCGCTGCTCGTCGCCTTCAAGTCGCGCGAGGGCGACACCACGTTCCGCCTGGCCACCGACACGGACCTGTTCGAGCTGCCCGAAATCACCGTCCCCTCGACGCCCTCGGTCACCACGATCGTCATCCTGCTCGCACTGTGCACGGTCGCCTCGGCGTTCCTGGTGAGTCGCGGTCGTCGTACTCCGATCTGGCTGGTGGCGCTGTTCTCCGTCCTGGCCATGACCGGCTTCCTGTGCTGGGCCGCGGCCGGCGCCGCGGTGCCGGTGATCGGCCTCCTCGGCGGCTCGATCGCCCTCGCCGTGCCCCTGGTGTTCGGCGCCCTCGGTGGCGTCCTGGGTGAACGGGCCGGCGTCGTCAACATCGCCATCGACGGCCAGTTGCTCTTCGGCGCGTTCGCCGCCGCGATGTTCGGCACCATCGTCGGATCCCCGTGGGGCGGTCTGGTCGCGGCGATGTGCGCCGGCGCCCTCGTCGCGCTGGTGCTGAGCTTCTTCGCGATCACCTACTTCGTCGACCAGGTGATCGTGGGCGTGGTGCTCAACGTGCTGGTGATCGGCCTGACCAGCTTCCTGTTCGGCCAGATCCTCGCCGAGAACACCGAGGGACTGAACAGCCCGCCGCACTTCGAACGCATCCCGATCCCGCTGCTCGGGGAGATCCCGATCATCGGTCCGGTGCTGTTCCGTCAAACGATCCTCGTCTACCTCATGTACTTCGCAGTCTTCGCGGTCGCCTGGGCCCTCTACCGCACCCGATGGGGCCTGCGCGTCCGCGCCGTCGGCGAGCACCCGAAGGCAGCCGACACCGTCGGCATCAAGGTCAACAGGACCCGCTACACCACGATGATCATTGCCGGCCTGATCGCCGGTGCCGGCGGCGCGACGTACACGCTCGTCTCGGTCCCGCAGTTCGGTGAGGAGATGACCGACGGTGCCGGCTACATCGCGCTCGCTGCGGTGATCTTCGGCCGCTGGGACCCGGTCCGCGCGACCCTCGCGGCGCTGCTGTTCGGCTTCGCGACGAACCTGTCGGGCGTGCTGTCGGTGATCGGATCACCGGTGCCCAGCCAGTTCATGCTGATGCTGCCGTACGTCGTCACGATCATCGCCGTCGCCGGACTGGTCGGGCACTCCCGGGCGCCCGCCGCCGACGGGATCCCGTACCGCAAGGGCTAG
- a CDS encoding ABC transporter permease: MRRGKKGVPENPENPENPEQPEKAAAPAAPETPKAPEPAAVDVDVPEKPEQPEKEGGSPSQWQGVLREIAMGHALVSVLSVLLAVLVGSLMILVTDPDVREAAGYIGARPGDFFSAVQEAISGAYGALFRGAVYNSDAELFETKIRPITETLKYSGPLILAGLGVGLAFRAGLFNIGGRGQMLLAGAAAGWVAVSVDLPMGLHLPLAVLAGALAGALWAGIAGLLKAKSGAHEVIVTIMLNYVGYYLVFYALSQQSWLQAPGSGNPKSEAMPESAILPKLLGDKFNLHLGFVIALIAVVFVWWLLNKSAMGFRFRAVGENPDAAQAAGINVGRTYVSVMLIAGALVGLAGVNQILGTATSGVTVDLDAGIGFDAITVALLGRSRPLGILAAGILFGALKAGGFAMSASEGIPIEIVLVVQSLIVLFIAAPPLVRALFRLPKEAVA; the protein is encoded by the coding sequence ATGAGGCGCGGGAAGAAGGGCGTGCCGGAGAACCCGGAGAACCCGGAGAACCCGGAGCAGCCCGAGAAGGCCGCAGCTCCCGCCGCACCCGAGACCCCGAAGGCTCCCGAGCCTGCGGCGGTTGATGTCGACGTACCCGAGAAGCCGGAGCAGCCCGAGAAGGAAGGGGGCTCGCCCAGCCAGTGGCAGGGGGTGCTGCGCGAGATCGCCATGGGCCACGCCCTGGTCTCGGTGTTGTCGGTCCTCCTCGCCGTGCTGGTCGGATCCCTGATGATCCTGGTGACCGATCCCGACGTCCGCGAGGCCGCCGGCTACATCGGTGCGAGGCCCGGCGACTTCTTCTCCGCCGTCCAGGAGGCCATCTCCGGCGCCTACGGTGCGCTGTTCCGCGGTGCGGTCTACAACTCGGACGCAGAACTCTTCGAGACGAAGATCCGGCCGATCACCGAGACACTGAAATACTCCGGCCCGCTGATCCTCGCCGGCCTCGGCGTCGGTCTCGCGTTCCGCGCCGGTCTGTTCAACATCGGCGGCCGCGGCCAGATGTTGCTCGCCGGTGCCGCCGCGGGCTGGGTCGCCGTGAGCGTGGACCTGCCGATGGGCCTGCACCTGCCGCTGGCCGTCCTCGCCGGCGCCCTCGCCGGCGCCCTGTGGGCCGGCATCGCCGGGCTCCTGAAGGCGAAGAGCGGCGCGCACGAGGTGATCGTGACGATCATGCTCAACTACGTCGGCTACTACCTCGTCTTCTACGCCCTGTCGCAGCAGAGCTGGCTCCAGGCGCCCGGCTCGGGCAACCCGAAGTCCGAGGCAATGCCGGAGTCGGCGATCCTGCCGAAGCTCCTCGGCGACAAGTTCAACCTGCATCTCGGCTTCGTGATCGCACTGATCGCCGTGGTCTTCGTGTGGTGGCTGCTCAACAAGTCGGCCATGGGCTTCCGGTTCCGGGCCGTCGGTGAGAACCCGGACGCCGCGCAGGCGGCCGGCATCAACGTCGGTCGCACCTACGTCTCGGTGATGCTGATCGCGGGTGCCCTGGTCGGGCTCGCGGGCGTCAACCAGATCCTCGGCACCGCCACCAGCGGCGTCACGGTGGACCTCGACGCCGGCATCGGCTTCGACGCCATCACCGTCGCGCTGCTCGGGCGCTCCCGACCGCTCGGCATCCTCGCCGCCGGCATCCTGTTCGGCGCCCTCAAGGCGGGTGGCTTCGCCATGTCGGCGTCGGAGGGCATCCCGATCGAGATCGTGCTGGTCGTGCAGTCCCTGATCGTCCTCTTCATCGCCGCGCCGCCACTGGTGAGAGCGCTGTTCCGACTTCCGAAGGAGGCGGTCGCATGA
- a CDS encoding amidohydrolase, producing MESRNTSDLLALVASVVEKYDGELVALRRDLHQHPELSWHEGRTMDVVAEHLVRSGWRVTRMPRSGILADIGVSGPRVALRADLDALPVADLTTDSWRSENEGAAHACGHDVHTAALVGAAHALGEVHQQGLLRGQVRLLFQPAEEVMPGGAKHLINHGALEDVDRIFALHCDPSVDVGAIGLRTGPITSAADRIDVRLEGNGGHTSRPHLTGDLTFALAKVASELPAVLSRRMDPRAGVSVVWGMLKAGSAANVIPDHGMASGTVRILEAEAWASCEAVVREAVLDIVRPYGVTATVDYLQGVPPVVNDRLSVAMIAAAADELLGLHHRKEVEQSLGGEDFGWYLEQVPGAMFRLGTRTPGGARYDLHQGDFLVDEQAVGFGARMMAGVAIHALGSR from the coding sequence GTGGAATCACGCAATACCTCCGACCTGCTGGCGCTCGTCGCCTCCGTCGTCGAGAAGTACGACGGCGAGCTGGTCGCATTGCGCCGCGATCTCCACCAGCACCCGGAGCTGTCGTGGCACGAGGGACGCACGATGGATGTCGTGGCGGAGCACCTCGTCCGGTCCGGCTGGCGGGTCACCCGGATGCCGCGCAGCGGGATCCTCGCCGACATCGGCGTCAGCGGTCCGCGGGTCGCGCTGCGTGCCGATCTCGACGCGTTGCCGGTGGCGGACCTGACCACGGACAGCTGGCGCAGCGAGAACGAGGGTGCCGCCCACGCCTGCGGCCACGACGTGCACACGGCGGCACTCGTCGGTGCCGCCCACGCCCTCGGCGAGGTGCACCAGCAGGGCCTCCTGCGCGGTCAGGTGCGGTTGCTGTTCCAGCCGGCCGAGGAGGTCATGCCCGGTGGCGCCAAGCACCTGATCAACCACGGTGCCCTCGAGGACGTCGACCGGATCTTCGCCCTGCACTGCGACCCCTCGGTCGACGTCGGCGCGATCGGCCTGCGCACGGGTCCCATCACCAGCGCGGCCGACCGGATCGACGTACGCCTCGAAGGCAACGGTGGGCACACGTCGCGGCCGCACCTGACCGGGGACCTGACCTTCGCGCTGGCCAAGGTCGCCAGCGAACTGCCGGCTGTCCTCAGCCGCCGGATGGATCCTCGCGCCGGCGTCAGCGTCGTCTGGGGCATGCTCAAGGCCGGTTCGGCCGCCAACGTGATCCCCGACCACGGCATGGCCAGCGGCACCGTCCGGATCCTCGAGGCCGAAGCCTGGGCCTCCTGCGAAGCGGTGGTCCGCGAAGCGGTCCTCGACATCGTGCGCCCCTACGGCGTGACCGCCACGGTCGACTACCTCCAGGGCGTCCCGCCGGTCGTCAACGACCGGCTCAGCGTGGCCATGATCGCTGCGGCCGCCGACGAACTCCTGGGCCTCCACCACCGCAAGGAGGTCGAGCAGAGCCTCGGCGGCGAGGACTTCGGGTGGTACCTCGAGCAGGTCCCCGGCGCGATGTTCCGCCTCGGCACCCGCACGCCGGGTGGCGCGCGCTACGACCTCCACCAGGGGGACTTCCTGGTGGACGAGCAGGCCGTTGGCTTCGGTGCGCGGATGATGGCGGGCGTGGCCATCCACGCCCTCGGCTCCCGCTGA